In Phocoena sinus isolate mPhoSin1 chromosome 10, mPhoSin1.pri, whole genome shotgun sequence, a single genomic region encodes these proteins:
- the GPR84 gene encoding G-protein coupled receptor 84, with amino-acid sequence MWNTSDANFSCYHESVLGYRYVAVSWGVVVAVTGTVGNVLTLLALAIQPRLRTRFNLLIANLTAADLLYCTLLQPFSVDTYLHLHWRTGATFCRVFGLLLFASNSVSILTLCLIALGRYLLIAHPKLFPHIFSAKGIVLALVSTWVVGVASFAPLWPIYVLVPVVCTCSFDRIRGRPYTTILMGIYFVVGLSSVGVFYCLIHRQVKRAAQALDQYKLRQASTHSNNVAGTDEAMPGRFQELDSGLASGGHSEGISSEPVSAATTQTLEGDSSTVGDKSNSKAAKQMAEKSPPGEPAKARTTKRAQRAQDSPSEFGKVTRMCFAVFLCFSLSYIPFLLLNILDAKVRAPRVVHMLAANLTWLNGCINPVLYAAMNRQFRQAYGSLLKRGPQNFRRFH; translated from the coding sequence ATGTGGAACACCTCTGATGCCAACTTCTCCTGCTACCATGAGTCGGTGCTGGGCTATCGTTATGTGGCAGTTAGCTGGGGCGTGGTGGTGGCCGTGACAGGCACTGTGGGCAACGTGCTCACCCTGCTGGCCTTGGCCATCCAGCCCAGGCTCCGTACCCGCTTCAACCTGCTCATCGCCAACCTCACAGCAGCCGATCTGCTCTACTGCACCCTTCTCCAGCCCTTCTCTGTGGACACCTACCTCCACCTGCACTGGCGCACTGGTGCCACCTTCTGCAGGGTCTTTGGGCTCCTCCTTTTTGCGTCCAACTCTGTCTCCATCCTCACCCTCTGCCTCATCGCCCTGGGACGCTACCTCCTCATTGCCCACCCGAAGCTCTTTCCCCATATTTTCAGTGCCAAGGGCATCGTGCTAGCCCTGGTGAGCACCTGGGTGGTGGGTGTGGCCAGCTTTGCTCCCCTCTGGCCAATCTATGTCTTGGTGCCCGTAGTCTGCACCTGCAGCTTTGATCGCATTCGAGGCCGGCCCTATACCACCATCCTCATGGGCATCTACTTTGTGGTTGGGCTCAGCAGTGTCGGCGTCTTCTATTGCCTCATCCACCGCCAGGTGAAGCGAGCAGCACAGGCGCTGGATCAGTACAAGCTGCGCCAGGCGAGCACCCACTCCAACAACGTGGCTGGGACAGATGAGGCCATGCCTGGTCGTTTCCAGGAGCTGGACAGTGGGCTGGCATCAGGAGGGCACAGCGAGGGGATTTCATCTGAGCCAGTCAGTGCTGCCACCACCCAGACCCTGGAAGGGGACTCATCAACAGTGGGGGACAAGAGCAACAGCAAGGCAGCTAAGCAAATGGCAGAGAAAAGTCCTCCAGGAGAGCCTGCCAAAGCCAGGACAACTAAAAGAGCCCAGAGAGCTCAGGACTCTCCATCAGAGTTTGGGAAGGTGACTCGGATGTGTTTTGCTGTGTTCCTCTGCTTCTCCCTGAGCTACATCCCTTTCCTGCTGCTCAACATCCTGGATGCCAAGGTCCGGGCTCCCCGGGTTGTCCACATGCTTGCTGCCAACCTCACCTGGCTCAATGGTTGTATCAACCCTGTGCTCTATGCAGCCATGAACCGCCAATTCCGCCAAGCCTATGGCTCCCTCCTAAAACGAGGGCCCCAGAATTTTCGTAGGTTCCATTAG
- the ZNF385A gene encoding zinc finger protein 385A isoform X4: protein MQPPLDLKQILPFPLEPAPTLGLFSNYSTMDPVQKAVLSHTFGGPLLKTKRPIISCNVCQIRFNSQSQAEAHYKGNRHARRVKGIEAAKTRGREPSVRETGDPAPPGGTPPNGEGVAPRPVTVSMENGLGPAPGSPEKQPGSPSPPSVPETGQGVTKGEGGTPAPASLPGGSKEEEEKAKRLLYCALCKVAVNSLSQLEAHNKGTKHKTILEARSGLGPIKAYPRLGPPTPGEPEAPAQDRTFHCEICNVKVNSEVQLKQPPTHWSLQHISSRRHRDGVAGKPNPLLSRHKKPRGAGELAGTLTFSKELPKSLAGGLLPSPLAVAAVMAAAAGSPLSLRPAPAAPLLQGPPITHPLLHPAPGPIRTAHGPILFSPY, encoded by the exons ATGGACCCTGTGCAGAAGGCTGTACTGTCCCACACTTTTGGGGGACCCTTACTCAAGACCAAGCGGCCCATCATTTCCTGTAATGTCTGTCAGATCCGCTTCAATTCTCAG AGCCAGGCTGAGGCACACTACAAGGGTAATCGCCATGCCCGAAGAGTCAAAGGCATCGAGGCTGCCAAGACTCGAGGCAGGGAGCCCAGCGTCCGGGAAACAGGAGATCCAGCTCCCCCAGGCGGCACGCCCCCAAATGGAGAGGGTGTAGCCCCCCGTCCAG TGACAGTTTCCATGGAAAATGGACTGGGTCCAGCCCCAGGATCCCCAGAGAAACAGCCTggctccccatcccctcccagtGTTCCGGAGACTGGTCAGGGTGTGACCAAGGGTGAAGGGGGGACTCCAGCCCCAGCTTCCCTGCCTGGGGGAagcaaggaagaggaggagaaggccaAGCGGCTGCTCTACTGTGCTCTGTGCAAGGTGGCAGTGAACTCCCTGTCCCAGCTTGAGGCACATAACAAAG GTACTAAGCACAAGACGATTCTGGAGGCCCGAAGTGGACTGGGCCCCATCAAAGCTTACCCTCGGCTGGGGCCTCCCACTCCCGGGGAACCAGAGGCCCCTGCCCAGGACCGAACCTTCCACTGTGAGATCTGCAATGTCAAGGTCAACTCGGAGGTCCAACTGAAACAG CCCCCCACCCACTGGTCCCTGCAGCACATTTCCAGCCGGCGGCACCGAGATGGCGTGGCCGGGAAGCCCAACCCCCTACTGAGCCGTCACAAGAAGCCCAGGGGCGCCGGGGAGCTGGCG GGCACTCTGACTTTCTCCAAGGAGCTGCCCAAGTCCTTGGCCGGAggcctgctccccagccccctcgCGGTGGCTGCGGTGATGGCAGCGGCAGCAGGCTCCCCGCTGTCTCTGCGCCCGGCTCCCGCCGCACCTCTTCTCCAGGGACCGCCGATCACCCACCCCCTGCTCCACCCGGCCCCCGGGCCCATCCGAACTGCGCACGGACCCATCCTCTTCTCCCCCTACTGA
- the ZNF385A gene encoding zinc finger protein 385A isoform X5 gives MDPVQKAVLSHTFGGPLLKTKRPIISCNVCQIRFNSQSQAEAHYKGNRHARRVKGIEAAKTRGREPSVRETGDPAPPGGTPPNGEGVAPRPVTVSMENGLGPAPGSPEKQPGSPSPPSVPETGQGVTKGEGGTPAPASLPGGSKEEEEKAKRLLYCALCKVAVNSLSQLEAHNKGTKHKTILEARSGLGPIKAYPRLGPPTPGEPEAPAQDRTFHCEICNVKVNSEVQLKQPPTHWSLQHISSRRHRDGVAGKPNPLLSRHKKPRGAGELAGTLTFSKELPKSLAGGLLPSPLAVAAVMAAAAGSPLSLRPAPAAPLLQGPPITHPLLHPAPGPIRTAHGPILFSPY, from the exons ATGGACCCTGTGCAGAAGGCTGTACTGTCCCACACTTTTGGGGGACCCTTACTCAAGACCAAGCGGCCCATCATTTCCTGTAATGTCTGTCAGATCCGCTTCAATTCTCAG AGCCAGGCTGAGGCACACTACAAGGGTAATCGCCATGCCCGAAGAGTCAAAGGCATCGAGGCTGCCAAGACTCGAGGCAGGGAGCCCAGCGTCCGGGAAACAGGAGATCCAGCTCCCCCAGGCGGCACGCCCCCAAATGGAGAGGGTGTAGCCCCCCGTCCAG TGACAGTTTCCATGGAAAATGGACTGGGTCCAGCCCCAGGATCCCCAGAGAAACAGCCTggctccccatcccctcccagtGTTCCGGAGACTGGTCAGGGTGTGACCAAGGGTGAAGGGGGGACTCCAGCCCCAGCTTCCCTGCCTGGGGGAagcaaggaagaggaggagaaggccaAGCGGCTGCTCTACTGTGCTCTGTGCAAGGTGGCAGTGAACTCCCTGTCCCAGCTTGAGGCACATAACAAAG GTACTAAGCACAAGACGATTCTGGAGGCCCGAAGTGGACTGGGCCCCATCAAAGCTTACCCTCGGCTGGGGCCTCCCACTCCCGGGGAACCAGAGGCCCCTGCCCAGGACCGAACCTTCCACTGTGAGATCTGCAATGTCAAGGTCAACTCGGAGGTCCAACTGAAACAG CCCCCCACCCACTGGTCCCTGCAGCACATTTCCAGCCGGCGGCACCGAGATGGCGTGGCCGGGAAGCCCAACCCCCTACTGAGCCGTCACAAGAAGCCCAGGGGCGCCGGGGAGCTGGCG GGCACTCTGACTTTCTCCAAGGAGCTGCCCAAGTCCTTGGCCGGAggcctgctccccagccccctcgCGGTGGCTGCGGTGATGGCAGCGGCAGCAGGCTCCCCGCTGTCTCTGCGCCCGGCTCCCGCCGCACCTCTTCTCCAGGGACCGCCGATCACCCACCCCCTGCTCCACCCGGCCCCCGGGCCCATCCGAACTGCGCACGGACCCATCCTCTTCTCCCCCTACTGA